Proteins from a genomic interval of Paenibacillus sp. FSL R5-0623:
- a CDS encoding ABC transporter ATP-binding protein: MSEQQPIIRFEAVTQQYDQDEAVLKAVSFEIERGKFYTLLGPSGCGKTTILRLIAGFAEPTQGSIYFNGALINRVPAHQRQVNTVFQDYALFPHLNVFENVAFGLRIKKMKTAEIRSKVLEALKFVNLSGYENREIGEMSGGQRQRVAIARAIVNEPEILLLDEPLSALDLKLRTEMQYELRELQQRLGITFIFVTHDQEEALAMSDEIFVLNGGVIQQSGTPNDIYDEPINRFVADFIGESNIVSGKMKQDFVVEFAGAQHECVDQGLQRDEPVEIVIRPEDLEITTEDQGKLKVNVDSQLFRGVHYEISTYDDAGNEWLVHSTKKAVVGARIGLYFDPEAVHVMRFNETEEEFDKRLEAYQEAVHAD, encoded by the coding sequence ATGTCAGAACAACAACCGATTATCCGCTTCGAAGCGGTGACTCAGCAATACGATCAGGATGAAGCCGTATTGAAGGCAGTCAGCTTTGAGATTGAGCGGGGTAAATTTTATACGCTTCTTGGCCCGTCAGGGTGCGGGAAAACAACGATATTGCGGCTGATTGCCGGTTTTGCGGAGCCGACACAGGGCAGTATTTATTTTAATGGTGCGCTTATCAACCGAGTGCCTGCCCACCAGCGGCAGGTGAATACCGTATTTCAGGATTACGCGTTATTTCCACATTTGAATGTATTTGAGAACGTGGCTTTTGGTTTGCGGATCAAAAAAATGAAAACGGCTGAAATTCGCAGCAAAGTGTTGGAAGCCCTCAAATTCGTCAATCTGTCCGGGTATGAAAACCGTGAAATTGGTGAAATGTCTGGCGGACAACGGCAACGTGTCGCGATTGCACGTGCCATTGTGAACGAACCTGAAATTCTGCTACTGGACGAGCCTTTGTCAGCACTCGATCTGAAGCTGCGGACCGAAATGCAGTATGAGCTGCGGGAGCTGCAACAACGACTAGGCATCACGTTTATCTTTGTTACGCATGATCAGGAAGAGGCTCTAGCGATGTCCGACGAGATTTTTGTCCTGAATGGCGGCGTGATTCAACAGAGCGGTACACCGAATGATATCTATGATGAGCCGATTAACCGCTTTGTGGCGGACTTTATCGGGGAATCGAACATTGTATCCGGCAAAATGAAGCAGGACTTTGTGGTGGAATTCGCTGGCGCACAGCACGAGTGTGTCGATCAGGGTCTCCAGCGGGACGAGCCGGTAGAGATTGTCATTCGTCCAGAGGATCTGGAGATTACAACGGAAGACCAAGGCAAGCTCAAGGTTAATGTGGACTCCCAGTTATTCCGTGGGGTGCATTACGAGATATCCACGTACGACGATGCGGGCAATGAGTGGCTTGTTCATTCAACCAAGAAAGCCGTTGTAGGCGCGCGGATTGGACTCTATTTTGACCCGGAAGCGGTACACGTCATGCGCTTTAACGAGACCGAGGAAGAGTTCGACAAG